From Trichoderma atroviride chromosome 1, complete sequence, one genomic window encodes:
- a CDS encoding uncharacterized protein (TransMembrane:1 (i643-659o)~CAZy:GH18) produces the protein MHPKSIPKNNFTHVHFAFATVTKEFDVDISDYQDEFSAFKEGEYKRILSFGGWDFSTGSDTFQRFRQATTSAYRGTFVNNLVNFMKKENIDGFDFDWEYPGAPDIPDVPPGSASEGDNYLGFLSLLKSRLPKDRSISIAIPASFWYLQAYPVKDMAKYVDYFIYMTYDLHGQWDVDNKWAIPSCEGGNCLRSHVNKTETYNALAMLTKAGVKSTKIAVGVTSYGRSFRMANQNCEDPMCTFLGGKQDSRAYKGRCTSTAGYISNAEITEIIKNHGNYSIVKTYIDGSSASNILEYGNNGAVDWVAYMDGDLKAERIKWIQTLNFAGSSDWAIDLETFATEDTGGDADTSGQPLYDDDDTEEDDGDGAGYGCLDGDNPGTLEGVADAIDSFDDRCLSYFTLDTLYNMLLESLSLFDTNSHGYDDKFKYYEEWVKELVDPKLDDYMRFGDGPGNQFFTCHWEAGSSSGTDPCTGVPHFWELEETFSVEYELTDEDGFYDDVAATLGIDKDWIAWGDRGKDYDCAAQAEDMPRRPYGNGNMPVCRRIYRRRLHVPVKASDDDIVVANPKEMLENAWTNITTLQETLLSTLAEVAIDIFKDATVQVPELEAVVAFAMPVLQLAESIDSMKDIKDIGERVMQEKKRELIFKILTFVFMALPFVGEALGPPGGQRGGTGPHRAARQRGRQRGRHHCRHHQGPDVCAICHVGAHCRRGGRRRQIVKDGELGGGVQGAGADEGGRLGQVSAEVSR, from the exons ATGCATCCCAAGAGCATCCCCAAAAACAACTTTACACACGTGCACTTTGCCTTTGCGACGGTCACGAAGGAGTTTGACGTCGACATCTCTGACTACCAAGACGAGTTCAGTGCATTCAAGGAGGGCGAATACAAGAGGATTCTCTCTTTTGGAGGATGGGACTTTTCGACGGGATCTGATACTTTTCAGAGGTTTCGCCAGGCGACTACGTCGGCGTACAGGGGGACTTTTGTGAATAATCTCGTCAACTTTATGAAGAAG GAAAACATTGATGGCTTTGATTTTGATTGGGAATACCCAGGT GCACCTGATATCCCAGACGTTCCTCCCGGCAGTGCTAGTGAGGGAGACAACTATCTTGGttttctgtctcttctcAAGTCCAGGCTCCCAAAAGACAGGAGCATTTCAATTGCCATCCCCGCATCGTTCTGGTACTTGCAGGCATACCCCGTCAAGGACATGGCCAAATACGTCGACTATTTCATCTACATGACATATGACTTGCACGGCCAATGGG ATGTGGACAACAAATGGGCCATTCCCAGCTGTGAAGGCGGCAACTGCCTCCGCTCCCACGTCAATAAGACGGAGACGTACAACGCCCTCGCCATGCTTACCAAGGCTGGCGTCAAGTCCACCAAGATTGCCGTTGGCGTGACAAGCTACGGCCGAAGTTTCCGCATGGCAAATCAAAACTGCGAAGATCCAATGTGCACGTTCCTTGGCGGAAAGCAGGACTCGAGGGCGTACAAGGGACGCTGCACCAGCACGGCCGGATACATCTCAAACGCCGAGATTACCGAGATCATCAAAAACCATGGTAACTACTCTATTGTTAAAACCTATATAGATGGAAGTTCCGCCTCCAATATCCTCGAATATGGAAACAACGGGGCAGTCGACTGGGTCGCTTACATGGACGGAGACCTCAAGGCGGAGCGCATCAAATGGATCCAGACGCTCAACTTTGCCGGCTCCTCAGACTGGGCCATTGACCTCGAGACCTTTGCAACCGAGGACACGGGCGGAGATGCTGATACCAGCGGACAGCCCCtctacgacgacgacgacaccgaggaagacgatggcgacggcgccGGCTATGGCTGCCTCGACGGGGACAATCCCGGAACGCTTGAGGGCGTCGCCGACGCCATCGACAGCTTCGACGACCGCTGCCTCAGTTACTTCACCCTAGACACGCTCTACAACATGCTGCTCGAGAGCCTGTCCCTCTTCGACACGAACTCGCACGGCTACGATGACAAGTTCAAGTACTACGAGGAATGGGTCAAGGAGCTCGTCGACCCCAAGCTGGACGACTACATGCGCTTTGGCGACGGGCCCGGCAACCAGTTCTTCACCTGCCACTGGGAGGCcggtagcagcagcggcaccgACCCCTGCACAGGCGTGCCGCACTTCTGggagctggaagagacgTTCAGCGTCGAGTACGAGCTGACGGACGAGGACGGCTTCTACGACGACGTGGCCGCGACTCTGGGCATCGACAAGGACTGGATCGCCTGGGGCGACAGGGGCAAGGACTACGACTGCGCCGCCCAGGCCGAGGACATGCCTCGGCGGCCCTACGGCAACGGGAATATGCCCGTCTGCCGCCGCATCTACCGGCGCCGGCTCCACGTGCCGGTCAAGGCCTCGGACGACGACATCGTGGTGGCAAACCCAAAGGAGATGCTTGAAAACGCCTGGACGAACATCACGACGCTGCAGGAGACGCTCTTGTCGACCCTTGCCGAGGTGGCCATTGACATCTTCAAAGACGCCACCGTCCAGGTCCCGGAGCTCGAGGCAGTCGTCGCCTTTGCCATGCcggtgctgcagctggccgaGTCCATTGACAGCATGAAGGACATCAAGGATATCGGCGAGCGGGTCatgcaagagaagaagcgcgaGCTGATATTCAAGATCCTCACCTTTGTTTTCATGGCCCTCCCCTTTGTCGGCGAAGCACTGGGCCCCCCTGGTGGGCAGCGCGGCGGCACTGGCCCGCATCGCGCTGCTCGTCAGCGAGGCCGGCAACGCGGCCGTCACCATtgccgacatcatcaaggacCCGACGTCTGCGCCATTTGCCATGTTGGGGCTCATTGTCGGCGCggcgggcggcggcggcaaattGTCAAAGACGGAGAGCTTGGGGGAGGCGTCCAAGGCGCGGGGGCTGATGAAGGCGGCCGACTTGGCCAAGTTTCCGCAGAGGTTTCGCGATAG